AGCTAGGAAGGTCATCAGCTGCATTGACTTCAGTCAAAACTCTAGCAAAACCTAGTCTTCCACTTTTACTCAAACATCTCTCTGAAGTAACTTTGTCCATCAACATAGGCCTACCAATACCACTAACAAGTTTACCTATACTTCTGCCACTCCATAGTTCAATGGGTATATTGTGAATACAAATCCAAATTGGAACTTTTTCAGATTCAATTTTTTCAAGCCAAACCCCAGGTTCCCACTGATTCACAAAAAAAGGAACATTATTAACTAACCATGGACCACTCTCAAGAACCTCCTTCATACCCTTTTCATTTTTAAATTTGCATAAATAAAATCCTGCAGCTGTTTTGACGATTTCTTTAAGGTCATACCTCCACCACATTCTCCTTAGATGGGCATTAACAACACTATAATCCATAGAAGTTCCAATAAAATACCCATATAATTGAAGAGAAAATGCACTACCGCCCTTCTTAACCTCCTCAGCGGAGAAAACTACTCTCTTTTGACCATTAGACATTAAAACAGGTGGAATGAACTCCATTTTTAATTCTTCTTCATCTTTGTTTTGTTTTAAGAAGTCAGCAAAAGTGATGTTTGGATTTACCCATGCTCTTggggttttagtatttgtattgccTTGCCCCTCACTAGTCTCAACCCCTTCCATTGTTGTAGATTTAATCCCAGAAACAACATTATCTTTATCACCACTATTATTATCCTGCGTATTCATTAATGTTACATTGCCACCCAATGTAAATTGGGAGAAATCATCAGGAACAACAATTGACTCTCTAAAACCATCATTCTTAAATAACTTAACAGCATTCTCAGCAGCAGCCACTAGGTTTACATCAACCTCATTATAACTACCATCTTTTGAACTCTTAAAGAATACAACAGGACTAGCAGAAACAGTCGGTTTAGCAACAGCAATTGTTTCACCAATAGATTTAGCAATAATATCATCATTACTAACTACAATATCATCAATAGAATGATCAGTTACAGCAGAATTCTTACCATACCCACCTTTCTTCCTGTTACCCTTGCGTTTTTTAATTACTTCAGGGAGTATTTTTTCATTAGCAGGAATAGAAGAATCACCAGCATAAGGAACAAATTGAGCACTCTTATTTTCTTTAGAAGGACCATCCCCAACATCAATCAGCTGGTTCACTTTACACTTCCTCTTTCTAGAACTATAGGTTTTCAGAACCATCCCCTCTGAATCACGATTATCCTTCCCAGGTTGCTCAATTGACACATCTCCCTCGTTCTTATTTGGCTGATCAACTTCATCTACCATCAGATTGGAACGGACGACATCATCCATAATCTGAGATGAACGATCCCCATCAGAATCAGATGAAGATACTTCTCCATTTTTAGAAGCCGCGTCCGCTGTTCCAAGACTAACCGATCGGTTTCGCAAAACCCTAGTAGCAGTCGCCGTTATATCTTGGTACTTTTTCTTCTTCTTGGACACCATGATACACGATTACTCTACCAGTTAAAGGATTTAATTGATTGAACGGTTGATTGAAGAAATAAGGTAGAAAAGAAGAAATTCGAACATGAACAGTGACCTAGCTAACCTT
This genomic window from Rutidosis leptorrhynchoides isolate AG116_Rl617_1_P2 chromosome 2, CSIRO_AGI_Rlap_v1, whole genome shotgun sequence contains:
- the LOC139890138 gene encoding uncharacterized protein translates to MVSKKKKKYQDITATATRVLRNRSVSLGTADAASKNGEVSSSDSDGDRSSQIMDDVVRSNLMVDEVDQPNKNEGDVSIEQPGKDNRDSEGMVLKTYSSRKRKCKVNQLIDVGDGPSKENKSAQFVPYAGDSSIPANEKILPEVIKKRKGNRKKGGYGKNSAVTDHSIDDIVVSNDDIIAKSIGETIAVAKPTVSASPVVFFKSSKDGSYNEVDVNLVAAAENAVKLFKNDGFRESIVVPDDFSQFTLGGNVTLMNTQDNNSGDKDNVVSGIKSTTMEGVETSEGQGNTNTKTPRAWVNPNITFADFLKQNKDEEELKMEFIPPVLMSNGQKRVVFSAEEVKKGGSAFSLQLYGYFIGTSMDYSVVNAHLRRMWWRYDLKEIVKTAAGFYLCKFKNEKGMKEVLESGPWLVNNVPFFVNQWEPGVWLEKIESEKVPIWICIHNIPIELWSGRSIGKLVSGIGRPMLMDKVTSERCLSKSGRLGFARVLTEVNAADDLPSFVEFSYPVIGSFPAKVSKLEVTYQWKPPLCTHCKVFGHSFNTCKIRPKTEDEVSAQVLKDALKINNDGETVDLNNQCVEDGFKVVGKKGRVFHKLNFDNNKSQWQSTEAKGIKQNAVKNNYGIKDNIVVEETDWNVESQKSRNHNVLRKRDKGKGIDGEGLHGLLLVLVPLIKMEW